Proteins from one Phyllobacterium zundukense genomic window:
- a CDS encoding acyl CoA:acetate/3-ketoacid CoA transferase, with product MNKHITPEEAANLIPDEAIISVSSSSGLGCPDLMLKAIGARFDATGHPRDLTTLHPIAAGDMSGIKGVDHIAKKGLLKKIIGGSYPSGPSGAEPPLIWQMIGNDEVAAYNIPSGIMFDMHREAAAKRPGVFTKVGLDTFVDPDRQGCAMNASAAEEPVVRKIEFGGEEWLFFKPIIPQVAIIRATTADERGNLTYEHEGAYLGGFDQALAVRNNGGIVIAQVKRITKSGSLKPHDVRVPGILVDYVVVDPDQQQTTQTLYDPAISGEIFHPLEDFALPDFNIQKVIARRVATELEAGSAVNLGFGISANVPRILLEEGLHGAVTWVIEQGPVGGIPLLDFAFGCASNAEAFVPSPHQFTYFQGAGFDASLLSFLEIDKSGSVNVSKLSFRPHVTAGAGGFVDITARARKIVFSGMFNAGAKVHVEDGKLVIEKEGKLKKLVTQVEHVTFSGRRAVEQGQDITYVTERCVMVLRPEGVVLTEIAPGVDLQSHILDQSEFPLVVARDLKLMDAHLFAPEPFGLKLPQKPQRTLHG from the coding sequence ATGAACAAGCACATCACCCCCGAAGAGGCCGCGAACCTCATCCCCGACGAAGCGATCATTTCGGTGTCGTCTTCGAGCGGCCTCGGCTGTCCGGATCTGATGTTGAAAGCCATCGGCGCTCGCTTCGATGCGACTGGTCATCCGCGCGACCTCACGACCTTGCATCCGATTGCGGCAGGGGATATGAGCGGCATAAAGGGTGTCGATCACATCGCCAAGAAGGGTCTGCTCAAGAAGATCATCGGCGGCTCCTATCCATCCGGCCCGTCCGGCGCCGAACCTCCACTGATCTGGCAGATGATCGGCAATGATGAGGTAGCTGCCTACAATATTCCTTCCGGCATCATGTTCGACATGCACCGGGAAGCGGCGGCGAAGCGGCCGGGCGTTTTCACCAAGGTCGGGCTCGATACTTTTGTCGATCCAGACCGGCAGGGCTGCGCCATGAATGCCTCCGCCGCTGAGGAACCGGTTGTCCGCAAGATCGAGTTCGGCGGCGAGGAATGGCTGTTCTTCAAGCCCATCATTCCGCAGGTCGCAATCATTCGCGCCACCACCGCCGATGAACGCGGCAATCTCACCTACGAACATGAGGGCGCCTATCTCGGCGGCTTCGATCAGGCGCTCGCGGTACGCAACAATGGCGGCATCGTTATCGCGCAGGTCAAACGCATCACCAAGAGCGGCTCGCTGAAGCCGCATGATGTGCGCGTTCCCGGCATCCTTGTTGATTACGTCGTCGTCGATCCCGACCAGCAGCAGACCACGCAAACGCTCTACGATCCGGCTATTTCCGGCGAAATTTTCCATCCGCTCGAAGATTTCGCACTCCCGGATTTCAATATCCAGAAAGTCATTGCGCGCCGCGTCGCAACCGAGCTCGAAGCCGGCAGTGCCGTCAATCTTGGCTTCGGCATTTCCGCCAACGTGCCGCGTATTCTGCTTGAGGAAGGCTTGCACGGGGCGGTCACCTGGGTGATTGAGCAAGGACCTGTCGGCGGTATTCCGCTTCTGGATTTCGCGTTCGGCTGCGCTTCCAACGCGGAAGCCTTTGTCCCGTCGCCGCACCAGTTCACCTATTTCCAGGGCGCGGGCTTCGATGCCTCGCTGCTGTCGTTCCTCGAGATCGACAAGTCCGGCTCCGTCAACGTGTCGAAGCTCAGCTTCCGTCCGCATGTGACAGCTGGCGCAGGTGGTTTTGTCGATATCACCGCAAGGGCGCGCAAGATCGTCTTCTCCGGCATGTTCAATGCCGGTGCGAAAGTACATGTCGAGGATGGAAAGCTGGTCATCGAGAAGGAAGGCAAGCTGAAGAAGCTCGTCACGCAAGTCGAACACGTCACTTTCTCCGGCCGTCGCGCCGTCGAGCAGGGGCAGGACATCACCTATGTCACCGAACGCTGCGTCATGGTCCTGAGGCCGGAAGGCGTGGTCCTGACCGAAATCGCGCCGGGGGTGGACCTGCAGTCGCACATTCTCGATCAGTCGGAATTCCCGCTGGTCGTCGCCCGCGACCTCAAGCTGATGGACGCGCATCTGTTCGCGCCGGAACCATTCGGCCTGAAGTTGCCGCAGAAACCGCAAAGGACGCTCCATGGCTGA
- a CDS encoding Gfo/Idh/MocA family protein, whose product MTRWGLIGASTIAHEWVIDAIRASSGEIVVVMSTNEERGRKYAADHNIPKSVTTLDALVSDPDVDAVYISTTNELHKDQVLAAAKAGKHVLCEKPLATSLADARAMVEACRAANVVFATNHHLRNAASHTAMRDAIAAGKIGTPLAAKVFHAGYLPPHLQGWRLDRPEAGGGVILDITVHDTDTLRYVLGDNPVEATAFAQKSGLAKAGLEDAVMGVMRFKSGVVALFHDGFTTKYAETGFEVHGTEGSLVGRNVMTQRPIGTVTLRNADGETELKLEQKNLYETGIAKFHAAMAGKGKPAASGEDGLWSLAAGLAVTEAARTGTAQPINPGL is encoded by the coding sequence ATGACACGCTGGGGACTGATCGGTGCAAGCACTATTGCACACGAATGGGTAATCGATGCGATCCGCGCCAGCAGTGGCGAAATCGTCGTTGTGATGAGTACCAATGAAGAGCGCGGCAGGAAATATGCAGCGGACCACAACATCCCCAAGTCGGTGACCACTTTGGATGCGCTGGTCAGCGATCCGGATGTCGATGCTGTTTATATTTCAACGACCAACGAATTGCATAAGGACCAGGTGTTGGCCGCTGCAAAAGCCGGCAAACACGTATTATGCGAGAAGCCGCTGGCGACGAGTCTCGCCGACGCGCGCGCTATGGTCGAAGCCTGCCGAGCTGCAAACGTCGTTTTCGCCACCAATCATCATTTGCGTAACGCGGCCAGCCACACGGCGATGCGCGATGCGATTGCCGCTGGCAAGATCGGCACGCCGCTTGCCGCCAAGGTCTTTCATGCCGGTTACCTTCCCCCGCATCTGCAGGGCTGGCGGCTTGATCGTCCGGAGGCCGGAGGCGGGGTCATTCTCGACATAACAGTACATGACACGGACACCCTGCGTTACGTTCTTGGTGATAATCCCGTCGAGGCGACGGCATTCGCTCAGAAAAGCGGGCTCGCCAAGGCCGGGCTCGAAGATGCGGTCATGGGCGTCATGCGTTTCAAGTCGGGTGTTGTAGCGCTGTTTCATGATGGCTTCACCACGAAATACGCCGAGACCGGCTTCGAAGTGCATGGCACCGAAGGTTCGCTTGTCGGGCGCAATGTGATGACACAGAGGCCGATCGGCACCGTAACGTTGCGCAATGCGGATGGCGAGACGGAACTGAAGCTGGAACAGAAGAACCTCTACGAAACCGGCATCGCCAAGTTCCATGCAGCCATGGCAGGCAAGGGCAAGCCAGCAGCGAGCGGCGAAGACGGCCTGTGGTCGCTGGCGGCTGGCCTCGCCGTCACCGAGGCTGCCAGGACCGGTACTGCACAACCTATCAATCCCGGACTCTGA
- a CDS encoding LacI family DNA-binding transcriptional regulator: MNKTRTSIVDIAHAAGVSKSTVSLVLQGSPLVNEKTREKVNALIGDLGYVYNRGAANLRQSKSKIIGIVVNDLTNSFFAELAVGMDMMVQSAGYVQFLAHSGESVDRQREVISSMRENGIAGLILSPARGTEASDIKPLADSGIPVVLVVRNVPGAKVSTLLSDNYTGAKAAIRHLISLGHRRIAFMGGFVDTAVFGERLRGYRDALVEANIPFNEKFVIHSAPSRAGGAAAVERMMVFAERPTSALCLNDAVAFGVCDGLRSNNIEPGKGFGVVGFDDVIEAKTAVPALTTVSVDPQGMGQRAAQLVLKQINAGQTDPESIVTSVRLVVRQSCGAPVKQLEELA, translated from the coding sequence TTGAACAAGACCCGGACCAGTATTGTGGATATTGCGCACGCCGCCGGCGTGTCGAAATCCACTGTGTCGCTGGTCCTGCAGGGTAGTCCGCTCGTCAATGAAAAGACCCGCGAAAAGGTCAATGCGCTGATCGGCGATCTTGGCTACGTCTACAATCGCGGCGCCGCCAACCTGCGGCAGTCGAAATCAAAAATCATCGGCATTGTCGTCAATGACCTCACCAACAGTTTCTTTGCCGAGCTTGCTGTCGGCATGGATATGATGGTCCAGTCTGCAGGCTACGTGCAGTTCCTGGCTCACAGCGGCGAGAGTGTCGATCGTCAACGCGAAGTCATTTCCTCGATGCGCGAGAATGGTATTGCCGGGCTGATCCTGTCGCCGGCGCGTGGCACGGAGGCCAGTGATATCAAGCCGCTCGCCGATAGCGGCATTCCCGTGGTGCTGGTCGTGCGCAATGTGCCCGGCGCGAAAGTCTCGACGCTTCTTTCCGACAATTATACCGGCGCCAAGGCTGCTATCCGCCATCTGATCTCGCTTGGCCATCGTCGCATTGCCTTCATGGGCGGATTTGTGGATACGGCGGTTTTTGGCGAACGGCTGCGCGGCTATCGTGATGCGCTGGTTGAGGCGAATATCCCTTTCAACGAGAAATTCGTCATCCATTCCGCTCCGTCGCGCGCTGGCGGTGCCGCTGCGGTCGAACGCATGATGGTCTTTGCCGAGCGCCCGACCTCGGCCCTCTGCCTCAATGATGCGGTCGCCTTTGGCGTTTGCGACGGCCTGCGTTCCAACAATATCGAGCCCGGCAAGGGCTTCGGCGTCGTCGGTTTCGACGATGTAATCGAGGCGAAGACGGCCGTACCTGCGCTGACAACGGTGTCGGTCGATCCGCAGGGCATGGGTCAACGGGCGGCACAGCTGGTCCTGAAGCAGATCAATGCCGGGCAAACAGATCCGGAATCGATCGTAACGTCGGTGCGCCTGGTCGTGCGTCAGAGCTGCGGTGCACCTGTAAAACAATTGGAGGAGCTGGCATGA
- a CDS encoding dihydrodipicolinate synthase family protein gives MTLKIQLPNASGATLDYALTGVPIAASSSPPTFNRIAYAAAHVVSDPLRDARPWGAPAIDWDATMAFRHHLWSLGFKIAEAMDTAQRGMGVDWAGARELIRRSLAESRTVPGADLACGAGTDQLTPDATRTLQDVIEAYETQIGFVEAEGGRAVMMASRALARVARSTDDYRTVYDHILGQTREKVVLHWLGDMFDPQLAGYWGSPSFEQALETVLAIISDNRGKVEGIKISLLDNAKEIELRKRLPEGVLCFTGDDFNYAELIEGDGDRYSHALLGIFDAVAPSASKALAHLAKGEPEQFRAVIEPTVPLSRKIFEAPTQYYKAGVVFLAWLNGHQSHFTMPAGMQSARGIVHYADIFRLADQANVLDKPELAVSRMKSLLQVYGI, from the coding sequence ATGACCCTCAAAATTCAACTGCCGAATGCGAGCGGGGCGACACTCGATTACGCCTTGACCGGCGTTCCGATTGCCGCGTCTTCAAGCCCGCCAACGTTCAACCGGATCGCCTATGCGGCCGCCCACGTGGTTTCCGATCCATTGCGCGACGCCCGGCCTTGGGGTGCACCAGCAATCGATTGGGATGCAACCATGGCATTTCGCCATCACCTGTGGTCGCTTGGTTTCAAGATTGCCGAGGCCATGGATACGGCACAGCGCGGTATGGGCGTTGATTGGGCCGGAGCACGCGAACTGATCCGCCGCTCCCTTGCAGAATCGCGAACCGTGCCGGGCGCCGATCTGGCTTGCGGTGCGGGCACCGACCAGCTGACGCCCGACGCCACGCGAACCCTGCAGGACGTCATCGAGGCTTACGAAACGCAGATCGGATTTGTCGAAGCGGAGGGCGGACGGGCTGTCATGATGGCGAGCCGGGCGCTGGCGCGCGTGGCGCGCTCGACCGACGACTACCGCACGGTCTATGACCATATCCTGGGCCAGACGCGCGAGAAGGTCGTGCTGCACTGGCTGGGCGACATGTTCGACCCGCAGCTCGCCGGTTACTGGGGCTCGCCCTCATTCGAGCAGGCGCTGGAGACAGTTCTTGCAATCATTAGCGACAACAGGGGCAAAGTCGAAGGGATCAAGATTTCGCTGCTCGACAACGCCAAAGAAATCGAACTGCGCAAACGGCTGCCGGAAGGCGTGCTCTGCTTCACCGGCGATGATTTCAACTATGCCGAACTGATTGAAGGCGATGGCGACCGCTACAGTCATGCGCTGCTTGGCATCTTCGATGCCGTGGCGCCCTCGGCGTCCAAAGCCCTGGCGCATCTTGCCAAAGGCGAGCCTGAGCAATTTCGTGCTGTGATCGAGCCGACGGTTCCCCTGTCGCGCAAGATTTTCGAGGCCCCTACTCAATACTACAAGGCCGGAGTGGTATTCCTCGCATGGCTCAACGGCCACCAAAGCCACTTCACCATGCCGGCCGGCATGCAATCGGCGCGCGGTATCGTTCACTATGCGGATATCTTCCGGTTGGCCGACCAAGCCAATGTCCTGGACAAGCCCGAGCTCGCGGTTAGCCGCATGAAGAGCCTGCTGCAGGTCTATGGCATTTGA
- a CDS encoding VOC family protein translates to MPNLENLKKQAKQYLRWHRERYYPVAAEIRAILPRFQHLGDSEILEASFKLTDAQELVARQMGFEGWLALKSGAQCMSTQFKRTALRPVLGSTSAQLFVSDIRVSCSFFIDKLGFTVDFVYGEPPFYGQVIRDKAQLALRLVCEPVFIGDIREREHLLSASITVDTAEEIKQLFLDYQANGVPFHQTIKEEPWGARNFIVLDPDGNLILFAGPAG, encoded by the coding sequence ATGCCAAATCTTGAAAATCTGAAGAAGCAAGCCAAGCAGTATTTGCGCTGGCATCGGGAACGGTACTATCCCGTGGCCGCCGAGATCAGGGCAATTTTGCCCCGGTTTCAACATCTTGGTGACAGTGAGATACTGGAAGCGAGCTTCAAACTTACAGACGCGCAGGAACTCGTCGCACGTCAAATGGGGTTCGAGGGATGGCTGGCGCTCAAGTCAGGAGCCCAATGCATGAGCACGCAATTCAAACGAACCGCACTTCGACCCGTCCTTGGTTCGACCTCGGCGCAACTCTTTGTAAGCGACATTCGAGTGTCGTGCAGCTTCTTTATCGACAAGCTGGGATTCACGGTCGACTTCGTCTACGGCGAACCGCCATTCTATGGACAGGTCATTCGCGACAAGGCACAGCTCGCGCTACGGCTGGTGTGTGAACCCGTATTCATCGGCGACATCCGGGAGCGTGAGCACCTGCTCTCTGCATCGATCACAGTCGATACAGCCGAAGAGATCAAACAACTTTTTCTGGATTATCAGGCCAACGGCGTGCCGTTTCATCAAACGATCAAGGAAGAACCGTGGGGAGCCCGAAATTTCATTGTGTTGGATCCAGACGGGAATCTCATACTATTTGCGGGTCCAGCAGGCTGA
- a CDS encoding ABC transporter substrate-binding protein, whose protein sequence is MRTRLLTTTTALALLFGAGSAWAGMDEAKAFLDKEIGDMSTLDRAGQEKEMQWFVDAAKPFAGMDIKVVSETITTHEYESKTLAKAFTDITGIKITHDLIGEGDVVEKLQTQMQSGENVYDAYINDSDLIGTHWRYQQARSLTDWMTNEGKDVTNPELDIDDFIGKSFTTAPDGKLYQLPDQQFANLYWFRYDWFNDEKNKADFKAKYGYDLGVPVNWSAYEDIAEFFTGREVDGKKVYGHMDYGKKDPSLGWRFTDAWLSMAGNGDKGIPNGKPVDEWGIKVDANSRPVGSCVARGGDTNGPAAVYSIQKYLDWMKAYAPAAAQGMTFSESGPVPSQGEVAQQMFTYTAFTADFVKPGLPVVNEDGTPKWRFAPSPHGVYWKDGMKLGYQDAGSWTLLKSTPDDRAKAAWLYAQFVTSKTVDVKKSHVGLTFIRQSTLDHKSFTDRAPKLGGLIEFYRSPARLQWSPTGTNVPDYPKLAQLWWQAIGDASSGAKSAQEAMDSLCSEQEKVLGRLERSGVQGDIGPKLAEEHDLAYWNADAVKNGNLAPQLKVENEKEKPQTINYDELVKSWNK, encoded by the coding sequence ATGCGAACGCGATTATTGACAACAACCACAGCCCTCGCGCTGCTGTTTGGCGCAGGCAGTGCCTGGGCCGGCATGGACGAGGCAAAGGCTTTCCTCGATAAGGAAATCGGCGATATGTCGACCCTTGACCGGGCTGGGCAGGAAAAGGAAATGCAGTGGTTCGTCGATGCGGCAAAGCCTTTTGCCGGCATGGACATCAAGGTGGTTTCGGAGACCATCACCACGCATGAATACGAGTCGAAGACCCTTGCCAAGGCGTTCACCGATATTACGGGCATCAAGATCACGCACGATCTGATCGGTGAAGGCGACGTCGTTGAAAAACTGCAGACACAGATGCAGTCGGGCGAAAACGTCTATGATGCCTATATCAACGATAGCGATCTGATCGGTACCCACTGGCGCTATCAGCAGGCGCGCAGCCTGACCGACTGGATGACGAACGAAGGCAAGGACGTTACCAATCCCGAACTCGACATCGACGACTTCATCGGCAAGTCGTTCACCACTGCGCCGGACGGCAAGCTCTATCAGCTGCCTGACCAGCAGTTCGCGAACCTCTACTGGTTCCGCTATGACTGGTTCAACGACGAGAAGAACAAGGCGGACTTCAAGGCGAAGTATGGCTACGATCTCGGCGTGCCGGTCAACTGGTCGGCCTATGAGGATATTGCCGAGTTCTTCACCGGCCGCGAAGTGGACGGCAAGAAGGTCTATGGTCACATGGACTATGGCAAGAAGGACCCGTCACTCGGCTGGCGCTTCACTGATGCCTGGCTTTCCATGGCCGGAAATGGTGACAAGGGCATCCCGAACGGTAAGCCGGTCGACGAATGGGGCATCAAGGTCGATGCGAATTCGCGGCCGGTGGGCTCCTGCGTGGCGCGCGGTGGTGACACCAACGGCCCGGCTGCGGTCTATTCGATCCAGAAGTATCTGGACTGGATGAAGGCCTATGCTCCGGCCGCAGCGCAGGGCATGACCTTCTCGGAGTCGGGACCGGTGCCATCGCAGGGCGAGGTTGCCCAGCAGATGTTCACCTATACGGCCTTCACCGCCGACTTCGTCAAGCCCGGCCTGCCGGTAGTCAACGAGGATGGCACACCGAAATGGCGTTTCGCCCCGTCGCCGCATGGCGTCTACTGGAAGGACGGCATGAAGCTCGGCTACCAGGACGCCGGATCCTGGACACTGCTCAAATCCACCCCGGACGATCGTGCCAAGGCGGCCTGGCTCTATGCACAGTTCGTCACGTCCAAGACCGTTGACGTGAAGAAGAGCCATGTTGGTCTCACCTTCATCCGTCAGTCGACGCTCGATCACAAGTCGTTCACAGACCGCGCGCCGAAGCTTGGCGGCCTGATCGAGTTCTACCGCTCGCCGGCTCGCTTGCAATGGTCGCCGACGGGTACCAACGTTCCGGATTATCCGAAGCTGGCTCAGCTCTGGTGGCAGGCGATCGGCGATGCATCCTCGGGTGCAAAGTCGGCTCAGGAAGCCATGGACTCACTCTGCTCCGAGCAGGAGAAAGTTCTTGGCCGTCTGGAGCGTTCAGGCGTGCAGGGTGACATCGGTCCGAAACTGGCCGAAGAACATGACCTTGCCTACTGGAATGCCGATGCCGTCAAAAACGGCAATCTCGCTCCGCAGTTGAAGGTCGAGAACGAAAAGGAAAAGCCCCAGACCATCAACTACGATGAACTGGTCAAGAGCTGGAACAAGTAA
- a CDS encoding DUF2160 domain-containing protein, with amino-acid sequence METTRRWPVTLAAVVAAFAIMVGLLVGAVPFKDGARDWFAPLVKGGWMAWTFPTALFFLTIFFLMSLMAVWEYASPGGNPRVGILRFETTRGDRLFVSLLGSAFIHLAWLGLIGPNLWWALALSVVYAIGVFRFV; translated from the coding sequence ATGGAAACGACAAGGCGTTGGCCTGTAACGCTGGCGGCAGTCGTCGCCGCTTTCGCAATCATGGTCGGGCTGCTCGTGGGAGCGGTTCCTTTCAAGGACGGTGCGCGCGACTGGTTCGCGCCACTTGTCAAAGGCGGTTGGATGGCCTGGACCTTCCCGACGGCCCTGTTTTTCTTGACTATTTTCTTTCTGATGTCGCTGATGGCCGTGTGGGAATATGCATCTCCAGGTGGCAATCCGCGTGTCGGCATCCTGCGCTTTGAAACCACACGCGGCGACCGCCTGTTCGTGTCGCTGCTCGGCAGCGCATTCATTCACCTCGCCTGGCTCGGACTGATCGGTCCGAACCTCTGGTGGGCTCTGGCTCTCTCTGTGGTCTACGCAATCGGCGTATTCCGCTTTGTCTAG
- a CDS encoding carbohydrate ABC transporter permease, which yields MRKRGDESKFWWLIPTIYIIFLMLPIYWLINMSFKTNQEILGAFSLWPQNPTLHNYAVIFTDPSWYKGYINSIIYVVMNTVISVLVALPAAYAFSRYRFLGDKHLFFWLLTNRMAPPAVFALPFFQLYSAFGLIDTHIAVALAHCLFNVPLAVWILEGFMSGVPKEIDETAYIDGYSFPRFFVKIFVPLIASGIGVAAFFCFMFSWVELLIARTLTTTAAKPIAAIMTRTVSASGMDWGVLAAAGVLTIIPGAIVIYFVRNYIAKGFALGRV from the coding sequence ATGCGCAAACGCGGCGATGAATCGAAGTTCTGGTGGCTGATCCCGACGATCTATATCATCTTCCTGATGCTGCCGATCTATTGGCTCATCAATATGAGCTTCAAGACCAACCAGGAAATCCTCGGCGCTTTCTCGCTGTGGCCGCAGAACCCCACCTTGCACAATTACGCGGTCATCTTCACCGATCCGTCCTGGTACAAGGGTTATATCAATTCCATCATCTATGTGGTGATGAACACGGTGATCTCGGTGCTGGTGGCATTGCCTGCAGCCTATGCCTTCTCGCGTTACCGCTTCCTCGGCGACAAGCATCTGTTCTTTTGGCTGCTGACCAACCGCATGGCACCGCCTGCCGTGTTTGCGTTGCCATTTTTCCAGCTTTATTCGGCCTTTGGCCTGATTGATACGCACATCGCCGTGGCGCTCGCACACTGCCTTTTCAATGTACCGCTGGCCGTGTGGATTCTTGAAGGCTTCATGTCGGGCGTTCCGAAAGAAATCGACGAAACCGCCTATATCGACGGCTACTCCTTCCCGCGTTTCTTCGTGAAGATATTCGTACCGCTCATCGCCAGCGGCATCGGCGTTGCGGCCTTCTTCTGCTTCATGTTCTCATGGGTGGAACTGCTGATCGCCCGCACCCTGACGACCACCGCGGCAAAGCCGATCGCCGCCATCATGACCCGCACGGTTTCGGCTTCCGGCATGGACTGGGGCGTTCTGGCTGCGGCCGGGGTGCTGACCATCATTCCGGGTGCGATCGTTATTTACTTCGTCCGCAATTACATCGCCAAGGGCTTCGCCCTGGGGAGGGTATAA
- a CDS encoding carbohydrate ABC transporter permease, with amino-acid sequence MEKTWNNKAWFMVLPVLLLVAFSAIIPLMTVVNYSVQDTFGNNQFFWAGTEWFDEVLHSERFHASLGRNLIFSAIILLIEVPLGIIIALNMPRKGWGVPVCLVLMALPLLIPWNVVGTIWQVFGRVDIGLLGRTLANLGINYNYVQNPMHAWFTVIIMDVWHWTSLVVLLCYAGLVSIPDAFYQAAKIDGASRWAVFRYIQLPKMNRVLLIAVLLRFMDSFMIYTEPFVVTGGGPGNSTTFLSIDLVKVAVGQFDLGPAAAMSIIYFLIILLLSWVFYTVMTNYDAER; translated from the coding sequence ATGGAGAAAACCTGGAACAACAAAGCCTGGTTCATGGTCCTGCCGGTTCTGCTGTTGGTGGCGTTCTCAGCCATTATTCCGCTGATGACCGTGGTCAATTATTCGGTGCAGGATACGTTCGGCAACAACCAGTTCTTCTGGGCGGGGACGGAATGGTTTGATGAGGTTCTGCATTCCGAGCGCTTCCACGCCTCCCTTGGCCGCAATCTGATCTTTTCCGCGATCATTCTGCTGATCGAGGTTCCTCTCGGAATCATCATTGCGCTCAACATGCCGCGCAAGGGCTGGGGTGTTCCCGTCTGCCTGGTCCTGATGGCATTGCCCTTGCTCATACCGTGGAATGTCGTCGGTACCATCTGGCAAGTGTTCGGACGTGTCGATATCGGGCTTCTCGGACGCACACTGGCGAATCTCGGCATCAATTATAACTATGTGCAGAACCCGATGCATGCGTGGTTTACCGTCATCATCATGGATGTCTGGCACTGGACGAGCCTCGTCGTCCTCCTCTGCTACGCCGGTCTCGTTTCGATCCCCGATGCCTTCTACCAGGCAGCCAAGATTGATGGTGCGTCGCGCTGGGCAGTTTTCCGCTACATCCAGCTGCCCAAGATGAACCGCGTGCTGCTGATCGCCGTGTTGCTGCGCTTCATGGACTCATTCATGATCTATACGGAGCCTTTCGTGGTTACAGGCGGTGGCCCCGGCAATTCGACAACCTTCCTGTCGATCGACCTGGTAAAGGTGGCGGTCGGCCAGTTCGACCTTGGTCCGGCAGCGGCGATGTCCATCATCTACTTCCTGATCATCCTCTTGCTGTCATGGGTCTTCTATACCGTCATGACCAACTACGATGCGGAGCGCTGA
- a CDS encoding ABC transporter ATP-binding protein, which translates to MARIDLNHIRHAYGPNPKSDKDYALKEVHHSWEDGGAYALLGPSGCGKTTLLNIISGLIHPSHGQLLFDGVDVTNLSTQERNIAQVFQFPVIYDTMTVYDNLAFPLRNRGVPEAEIDRKVRETLEMIDLASWAKKKARGLTADQKQKISLGRGLVRSDVNAILFDEPLTVIDPHMKWVLRSQLKQLHQRFGYTMVYVTHDQTEALTFAQKVVVMYDGEIVQIGTPEELFERPKHTFVGYFIGSPGMNVMPVKLSGGMAQIGSHQIQLPSPVMPANAKVIELGIRPEYVRLGRSGMPVKIAKVEDIGRHKIVRTRLENQDIAIIVEEGGDIPAEPHIAFDPKGINIYADSWRVGGL; encoded by the coding sequence ATGGCACGCATCGACCTCAACCATATCCGTCACGCCTACGGTCCCAACCCCAAGTCGGACAAGGACTATGCGCTGAAGGAAGTCCATCACAGCTGGGAAGACGGCGGTGCCTATGCCCTGCTCGGACCGTCCGGTTGCGGCAAGACCACGCTCTTGAACATCATATCCGGGTTGATCCATCCCTCGCACGGGCAATTGCTCTTCGACGGCGTTGACGTGACCAACCTGTCGACGCAGGAACGCAATATCGCGCAGGTGTTCCAGTTCCCGGTCATCTACGACACGATGACCGTTTACGACAATCTCGCCTTTCCCTTGCGCAACCGCGGCGTTCCCGAAGCGGAAATCGACCGCAAGGTGCGCGAGACGCTGGAGATGATCGACCTTGCCAGCTGGGCCAAAAAGAAGGCCCGTGGCCTTACCGCCGACCAGAAGCAGAAGATTTCGCTCGGCCGTGGTCTCGTCCGGTCCGATGTCAACGCGATCCTTTTCGACGAGCCGCTCACGGTTATCGACCCACACATGAAATGGGTGCTTCGATCGCAGTTGAAACAATTGCACCAGCGCTTCGGTTACACGATGGTCTATGTCACGCACGATCAGACGGAAGCGCTGACCTTCGCCCAGAAAGTCGTCGTCATGTATGACGGCGAGATCGTGCAGATCGGCACGCCGGAAGAATTGTTCGAGCGGCCGAAACACACTTTCGTCGGTTATTTCATTGGCTCGCCCGGCATGAACGTCATGCCCGTGAAACTTTCCGGCGGCATGGCGCAGATCGGCAGCCATCAGATCCAGCTGCCTTCGCCAGTGATGCCCGCCAACGCGAAGGTAATCGAACTTGGGATCCGTCCGGAATATGTGCGGCTTGGACGCTCGGGGATGCCCGTGAAAATTGCCAAGGTCGAGGATATCGGCCGGCACAAGATCGTCCGGACCCGGCTCGAAAACCAGGACATCGCCATCATTGTCGAGGAAGGCGGGGATATCCCGGCCGAACCGCACATCGCCTTCGATCCGAAGGGCATCAACATCTATGCCGATAGCTGGCGCGTGGGAGGGCTGTAG